The Lacrimispora xylanolytica genome has a segment encoding these proteins:
- a CDS encoding PocR ligand-binding domain-containing protein has product MEEYQELLHLAEMQSDSADDYFSMDEDGNMTKLDIIHLFGKEKLENIQKSLSKATGVAFVTVDFRGEPITDATFFSGFCNQVRNSKEAIEGCKSSDAFGSIQAAVTKKANVYFCPCGLLEMAIPIIVRGHYLGGFIGGQVQCVDAPESVSRLASVMRSDQSKEVREKCEEFRKEIPVFPYEKFLDIANLVFLVINQLSENEVSKHLHEDALKKRIKGIQGANQLLVKEIAKKNMELQELKMNFNPCETMDVMTSLMNLSIIEDKEQFQEFLGSFIEYTKYKCMDKGTFVPISKELDHAENYLLIQKKKLGDRLNYSIQVPREMHMRKMPSGILLPFVQDALYNGIALKKQGGKISIGGSIRNNNIVLEISDDGPSLSEVELEAKYEAFKDKHEGYYISLGKDYARDKMRRLFGEEYKIISEGTRNKGCKNVLIWPEHYEERTE; this is encoded by the coding sequence ATGGAAGAATATCAGGAACTGCTTCATTTAGCCGAGATGCAGTCGGATTCCGCAGATGACTATTTCAGTATGGATGAAGACGGTAACATGACAAAACTGGATATCATCCACTTGTTTGGAAAGGAAAAGCTGGAGAATATCCAAAAGAGTCTTTCAAAAGCTACCGGTGTGGCATTTGTTACGGTGGATTTTAGAGGGGAACCTATTACGGATGCAACGTTTTTTTCCGGCTTCTGCAATCAGGTTCGAAACAGCAAAGAGGCCATAGAAGGCTGCAAATCTTCGGATGCCTTTGGATCTATCCAGGCAGCAGTCACAAAAAAGGCCAATGTATATTTTTGCCCCTGTGGACTGTTAGAGATGGCAATCCCCATTATTGTCAGAGGGCACTATCTGGGAGGCTTTATCGGGGGACAGGTCCAGTGTGTGGATGCCCCTGAATCTGTAAGCCGCCTGGCTTCTGTGATGCGTTCGGACCAATCAAAAGAGGTAAGAGAAAAATGTGAGGAGTTTCGAAAGGAAATTCCTGTTTTTCCCTATGAGAAGTTTTTAGATATCGCCAATCTGGTTTTCCTTGTAATCAATCAGCTAAGTGAAAATGAAGTCAGCAAGCATCTACATGAAGACGCATTAAAGAAGCGGATAAAAGGAATTCAGGGAGCCAACCAGCTCCTTGTCAAAGAAATTGCAAAAAAGAACATGGAACTCCAGGAACTGAAGATGAATTTCAATCCCTGTGAGACCATGGATGTCATGACTTCTCTCATGAACCTGTCCATTATAGAAGATAAAGAACAATTTCAGGAATTTCTGGGTTCTTTTATTGAATATACTAAATATAAATGTATGGACAAGGGTACCTTTGTCCCTATATCAAAAGAACTGGATCATGCAGAAAATTATCTGCTGATTCAAAAAAAGAAGCTGGGAGACCGGCTTAATTATTCCATTCAGGTGCCAAGAGAGATGCATATGAGAAAGATGCCTTCCGGTATCTTACTGCCATTTGTTCAAGATGCCCTGTATAATGGAATTGCATTAAAAAAACAGGGGGGAAAGATTTCCATAGGAGGCTCCATAAGGAATAACAACATAGTCCTTGAAATCAGCGACGATGGACCCAGTCTTTCAGAAGTGGAATTAGAAGCCAAATATGAGGCATTTAAGGACAAGCACGAAGGGTATTACATTAGCTTGGGGAAAGATTATGCCAGGGATAAGATGAGGAGGCTTTTTGGTGAAGAGTATAAAATCATATCAGAGGGCACCAGGAATAAGGGGTGCAAAAACGTTCTGATCTGGCCTGAACATTATGAAGAAAGGACGGAATAA
- a CDS encoding glycoside hydrolase family 3 C-terminal domain-containing protein: MLQINIDDVMNIVKLCAPYLIGLGIALAAIIAVFIACRKKIGAKKYLIRSQGIMAMVLALIITVNLICWGPMASLISLATGSGTITEETSNKATELCTEIAEEGIVLLKNDSSLLPLKADANLNVFGWASTNPCYGGTGSGSLSDAYETVSLLKGLEDAGFKLNNALSDFYKEYRADRPSVGMWAQDWTLPEPVKTSYSQEMLSGAKSFSDTAMVVITRVGGEGADLPSDVSKVTYTDNSKDYKDFEAGDHYLQLSKTEKDLVDLVCSNFDNVILVYNGANAMELGFLNEYKQIKSAIWCPGTGQSGFEALGEIISGDINPSGKTSDTFVKDLTKTPEYNNFGSFTYDNMADFSGKAFKGEDTYPSFVNYVDGIYVGYRFYETAAEEGLIDYDNTVVYPFGYGLSYTGFTQKMGALTEADGMITFDVTVTNTGEVAGKDVVQVYYNPPYTNGGMEKASANLAAFKKTGLIKPGETETITISFGTEDMASYDSTGTGGYVLDAGDYGISIRNDSHRIIEEQTMNVPSQIVYNESNPRSTDEVAAVNQFKEAKGDLKVLSRADGFSNYKEVTAPPKTMTMPEEYKKTFVNNKNYDPKDYNDPADEMPVTGAKNGLTLASMRGLPYDDPQWEKLLDQLTVTEMDTMVAIGGYQTSAAKSVKKVGTVDCDGPASINNNFTGVGSIGFPSAVMIACTWNEDIAKAFGESIGAMADEMDVSGWYAPAMNTHRSAFGGRNFEYYSEDGLLGGKMAASALKGAEEHGVYGYIKHFALNDQETNRLSMLCTWSEEQAIREIYLKPFEIAVKEGGAKAVMSSFNYIGTEYAGASSALLKTVLRGEWGFQGFVLTDYFGGYGYQNADQEIRNGNDAMLVAYDTETNHLKDTESATSIKAMRQSAKNIMYTVVNSRAYEGNNAKGGLMSWQILAIGIDVILAAGLVYLELFMWKRYKAKRESEVTEEAVLEGKNDEA, from the coding sequence ATGTTACAGATTAATATTGATGATGTCATGAATATTGTCAAGCTCTGTGCGCCCTATTTAATCGGTCTTGGCATCGCACTTGCTGCCATCATTGCCGTATTTATCGCATGCAGAAAGAAAATAGGGGCTAAAAAGTATCTGATCCGGAGTCAGGGAATTATGGCAATGGTTCTGGCTCTCATCATTACGGTGAATTTAATCTGCTGGGGGCCAATGGCAAGCCTTATTTCCCTTGCCACTGGAAGCGGAACCATCACCGAGGAAACATCGAATAAAGCTACGGAGCTTTGCACAGAAATTGCAGAAGAAGGAATCGTACTGTTAAAAAATGATTCCAGCCTGCTTCCCCTAAAAGCGGACGCAAACTTAAATGTATTCGGTTGGGCTTCCACCAACCCATGCTATGGCGGAACTGGTTCCGGTTCACTCTCTGATGCCTATGAAACGGTATCCCTGCTAAAGGGACTTGAAGATGCCGGATTTAAGTTAAACAACGCATTGTCTGATTTTTATAAGGAATACCGGGCAGATCGTCCTAGTGTAGGAATGTGGGCCCAGGACTGGACACTTCCCGAACCGGTAAAGACTTCTTACAGCCAGGAAATGCTGTCAGGCGCCAAGTCATTTTCAGACACCGCCATGGTGGTCATCACCCGTGTGGGCGGGGAAGGAGCAGATCTTCCTTCCGATGTGAGCAAAGTTACTTATACAGATAATTCCAAGGATTATAAAGATTTTGAAGCGGGAGACCATTATCTTCAGCTGAGCAAGACAGAAAAAGATCTGGTGGATCTGGTCTGCTCGAACTTTGACAATGTTATCCTGGTTTACAATGGTGCCAATGCCATGGAGCTAGGATTCTTAAACGAATATAAACAGATCAAAAGTGCCATCTGGTGTCCTGGAACCGGTCAGTCCGGATTCGAAGCTCTTGGAGAAATCATAAGCGGAGACATCAATCCATCAGGAAAAACAAGTGATACCTTTGTTAAGGACTTAACAAAAACACCTGAATATAACAACTTTGGAAGCTTTACCTATGACAATATGGCTGACTTCTCAGGAAAGGCATTTAAAGGTGAAGATACCTATCCGAGCTTTGTTAACTATGTAGATGGCATTTATGTAGGATACCGTTTCTATGAGACCGCAGCAGAGGAAGGCTTGATTGACTATGATAACACCGTCGTCTACCCCTTTGGCTATGGACTATCCTACACAGGATTTACCCAGAAGATGGGAGCGCTGACCGAGGCAGATGGTATGATTACCTTTGATGTGACGGTCACCAACACAGGGGAAGTGGCTGGAAAAGATGTGGTTCAGGTTTATTATAATCCTCCTTATACCAACGGAGGAATGGAAAAAGCCTCAGCAAATCTTGCTGCATTCAAGAAAACCGGCCTGATAAAGCCGGGAGAAACCGAGACAATAACCATTTCCTTTGGAACGGAGGACATGGCCTCTTATGATTCCACTGGAACTGGCGGTTACGTTCTGGATGCTGGAGATTACGGCATTTCCATTCGAAATGATTCTCACCGGATCATAGAGGAACAGACCATGAACGTTCCTTCCCAAATCGTTTATAACGAATCCAATCCACGGTCTACCGACGAAGTAGCAGCTGTGAATCAGTTTAAGGAAGCCAAAGGCGACTTAAAGGTCCTCTCCAGAGCAGATGGGTTCTCCAATTATAAAGAGGTGACGGCACCTCCAAAGACCATGACCATGCCGGAGGAATATAAAAAGACCTTTGTAAACAATAAAAATTATGACCCTAAGGATTACAATGACCCGGCAGATGAGATGCCGGTAACTGGAGCAAAGAATGGCCTCACACTAGCCAGTATGCGGGGACTTCCTTATGACGATCCCCAGTGGGAGAAGCTGCTTGACCAGCTTACAGTAACCGAGATGGATACCATGGTGGCAATCGGAGGCTATCAGACCTCTGCAGCCAAGAGCGTAAAAAAGGTAGGAACCGTGGATTGTGACGGACCGGCTTCCATTAACAATAACTTTACAGGGGTAGGCTCCATTGGCTTCCCTTCTGCCGTTATGATTGCCTGTACGTGGAATGAAGACATTGCCAAAGCCTTTGGTGAAAGCATAGGAGCCATGGCAGATGAAATGGATGTGTCAGGCTGGTATGCACCTGCCATGAATACCCATCGTTCTGCCTTTGGAGGACGTAACTTCGAGTATTACTCAGAGGATGGCCTGCTGGGAGGCAAGATGGCTGCCAGCGCTTTAAAAGGAGCCGAAGAGCATGGCGTTTACGGTTATATCAAGCACTTTGCATTAAATGATCAGGAGACCAACCGTTTAAGCATGCTTTGCACCTGGTCAGAGGAGCAGGCAATCCGTGAGATTTACCTAAAGCCCTTTGAAATAGCGGTAAAAGAGGGTGGTGCGAAAGCTGTCATGTCATCCTTTAACTATATCGGAACCGAGTATGCAGGTGCCTCCAGTGCCCTTCTTAAAACCGTTCTAAGAGGAGAATGGGGCTTTCAGGGCTTTGTGCTCACCGATTATTTTGGCGGCTACGGTTACCAGAATGCGGACCAGGAAATCAGAAACGGAAACGATGCCATGCTGGTCGCTTATGATACGGAAACAAACCATTTAAAGGATACAGAAAGCGCCACCAGTATAAAGGCCATGAGACAGTCTGCAAAGAACATTATGTATACCGTAGTCAACAGCAGGGCTTACGAAGGAAATAACGCAAAAGGCGGTTTGATGAGCTGGCAGATTTTAGCCATTGGAATTGATGTTATATTGGCTGCCGGTCTTGTCTATCTGGAGCTTTTCATGTGGAAGCGCTATAAAGCCAAACGGGAATCAGAAGTGACAGAAGAGGCAGTTTTAGAAGGAAAAAATGATGAAGCATAA
- a CDS encoding response regulator, translating to MYRVLIADDDILMQEALKILISRDESFQIVQVVGDGESAVRACKEGSIDIVFMDMMMPGMTGLEAGRIIHQSDPEITIYMLSAFSTHVFVRSMARDEVKDVLEKPVTWGHLKKILENYKTNHEDTVMNHHEALAMLLRQKDFGEFYRSLSGIIDGIYEMAGGDSVRLIKLFTYIGQNLLDTRMVYDENVQIGELFPINEALILERKTSELWLFRVMDYLFQQNSINRYSLLENIFLYIENHIKEDITLNTIIENCAISQGYLSRIFREQLNVSVTEYIHMKKIHLAKGYFYFTEDSIADVAFRLGYNESSYFSKVFKKYEKVTVKEYKSETRKKCSL from the coding sequence ATGTATAGGGTTCTGATTGCAGATGATGATATATTAATGCAGGAAGCCTTAAAGATTTTAATATCCCGAGATGAATCATTCCAAATAGTCCAGGTAGTAGGCGATGGAGAGAGCGCAGTAAGGGCATGCAAAGAAGGTTCCATAGACATTGTATTTATGGATATGATGATGCCTGGAATGACAGGTCTGGAAGCCGGCAGGATCATTCATCAGTCTGATCCGGAGATCACCATTTATATGCTTTCCGCCTTTTCCACTCATGTATTTGTCCGGAGCATGGCAAGAGACGAAGTAAAGGATGTTTTGGAGAAACCCGTTACATGGGGCCACTTAAAAAAGATACTGGAGAACTACAAGACCAATCATGAAGATACCGTTATGAATCATCATGAGGCACTTGCAATGCTTCTGAGGCAAAAAGACTTTGGGGAGTTTTACAGAAGTCTTTCCGGAATCATTGACGGTATTTATGAGATGGCAGGTGGGGATTCCGTAAGACTGATTAAACTTTTCACTTATATTGGACAGAATCTTTTGGACACCAGAATGGTCTACGATGAAAATGTGCAGATTGGAGAGCTGTTTCCTATTAATGAAGCACTGATTCTCGAAAGAAAGACATCAGAGCTCTGGCTCTTTCGGGTGATGGATTATTTGTTTCAGCAAAACAGCATCAACCGATATTCCCTGTTGGAAAATATATTTCTTTATATAGAAAATCATATCAAAGAAGATATTACTCTTAACACCATTATAGAAAACTGTGCCATCAGCCAGGGATATCTAAGCCGTATTTTCCGTGAGCAGCTTAATGTAAGTGTCACAGAGTACATTCATATGAAAAAGATACACCTGGCAAAAGGATATTTTTATTTTACCGAGGACAGCATTGCCGATGTAGCCTTTCGCCTTGGTTATAATGAAAGCAGCTATTTTAGCAAGGTATTTAAGAAATATGAGAAGGTAACTGTGAAAGAATATAAAAGTGAAACGCGCAAAAAATGTTCTCTGTAA